The Winslowiella toletana region CATCATTTACTCCCCATATTTCCCGGCACGCGAACCTTACGTTCGACCAGGCTCATAATCAGCATAATCACCAGGTTGATGGCCACATACGCCAGGGTAATGGCAGTGAAGGATTCGTAAGCGTGAGCCGAGTAATCCAGCAGCTTACCGGCCTGCGCGGCCATATCCACCAGGCCGATAGTGGAAGCAATAGCGGAGTTTTTTACCAGGTTGAGCATTTCCGACGTCATCGGTGGCACGATTACCCGGTATGCATTCGGCAACAGCACATAGCGGTATGTCTGTGGCAGCGTCAGGCCCATCGCCAGCCCGGCATTTTTCTGTCCGCTCGGCAGCGACTGAATTGCCGCACGTACCTGCTCGCAAACGCGGGCGGCAGTAAACAGGCCAAGGCAGATCATGGATGAGATAAAGAACTGTATATTCGGGTCCAGCTCAGCCTTAAACCACATGCCAAGCTTTTCGCCGACCAGCTCTGGTGCCACCAGATACCAGAAAAAGAACTGAACAATTAGCGGAATATTACGGAATAACTCAACGTAGCAGGTGCCGATAGAGGAGAGC contains the following coding sequences:
- a CDS encoding amino acid ABC transporter permease; this translates as MSIDWNWGIFLEQAPFGNTTYLGWLWSGFQVTIAVSVCAWIIAFFIGSLFGILRTVPNRLLSSIGTCYVELFRNIPLIVQFFFWYLVAPELVGEKLGMWFKAELDPNIQFFISSMICLGLFTAARVCEQVRAAIQSLPSGQKNAGLAMGLTLPQTYRYVLLPNAYRVIVPPMTSEMLNLVKNSAIASTIGLVDMAAQAGKLLDYSAHAYESFTAITLAYVAINLVIMLIMSLVERKVRVPGNMGSK